A window of Paenibacillus phoenicis genomic DNA:
GACGCGATCCGGCCCGTTGATAAGATCTGCGGGCCGGGGAACATTTACGTCGCGCTGGCTAAACGCGAAGTATACGGTGTCGTCGATATCGACAGTATCGCCGGTCCTAGTGAAATCGCCGTGCTGGCCGATGACAGCGCCGATCCCGCCTATGTGGCGGCGGATCTGCTGTCCCAGGCCGAACACGACGAGATGGCGTCGGCGATCCTCGTGACGCCGTCGGAGGCGTTTGCGAAGGCGTGCCAGGCCGAGATGGAGCGGCAGCTGGCCGCGCTGCCGCGCAAGGCGATCGCCGGAGCTTCGATCGAGCGCTACGGCGCGATCATTCTCGTCGATACGGTGGAAGCCGGGATCGACGTGATTAATCAGCTGGCGCCGGAGCATTTTGAGCTGATCGTGGACAATCCGATGAGCTATCTGGGGCAGGTGGAAAATGCCGGGGCGATTTTCCTCGGACCGTACAGCTCGGAGCCGGTGGGGGATTATTTTGCCGGTCCGAACCATATCATTCCGACCAACGGCACGGCGAGATTCTCGTCACCGGTGGATGTGGACGATTTTATTAAGAAATCAAGTCTGATTTACTATAGCAAGGAAGCGCTGCTGGAGAACGGAGCAACCATTATGGAGCTGGCGCGGCGGGAAGGGCTGGAAGGCCATGCCCGGGCGATCGAAATCCGGCTGCAGCAAGAAGGAAAGGCGGGGAACGAAGATGGCAGGCAACAATAACGGGGGAGCGGTGCCACGCCAAGCGAGCATCAGCCGCACAACGAACGAAACGGACATTCAACTGACCTTTGCGGTGGATGGGAGCGGGAACGCGCAGTTGGAGACGGACGT
This region includes:
- the hisD gene encoding histidinol dehydrogenase produces the protein MKLISAQDFDLRREAEYGSPEQNEAVKAIVQAVKAEGDAALLRYTEQFDGMKLEASGLRVTKEELEAAYAAVEPTFVTAIRGAAENIRAFHARQKRNSWMDLQPDGSLLGQIIRPLKRVGVYVPGGKAAYPSSVLMNVIPAQVAGVPEIVMVTPPATGGKAGIDPYILVAAAEAGVHEIYRVGGAQAIAALAYGTDAIRPVDKICGPGNIYVALAKREVYGVVDIDSIAGPSEIAVLADDSADPAYVAADLLSQAEHDEMASAILVTPSEAFAKACQAEMERQLAALPRKAIAGASIERYGAIILVDTVEAGIDVINQLAPEHFELIVDNPMSYLGQVENAGAIFLGPYSSEPVGDYFAGPNHIIPTNGTARFSSPVDVDDFIKKSSLIYYSKEALLENGATIMELARREGLEGHARAIEIRLQQEGKAGNEDGRQQ